A stretch of Toxoplasma gondii ME49 chromosome V, whole genome shotgun sequence DNA encodes these proteins:
- a CDS encoding hypothetical protein (encoded by transcript TGME49_213635), with amino-acid sequence MGSPDVHTGSLHAAGESGSCKKGLLRIRQQYALSTQASIKLSTVLCRNQGHVDNEPIVAQGAHQEGGVGDAKCVGMQSENVHLLGCQEHQWPVRGEETCLLSHGHDSSSDTSRSGPRELRSYSTDWQDRESGYNRGNEVNGDDPACQAHHIGCPTPCPEAGSSPPRFSSPMLSASSLPAGSTCLSSHGFHTSSSLLPSSSLTCSIPSKPPPHRVDSSTILPVPDTTPVLASSQKSCFRETDPCSFVKLTDVPTRWVANLPDDHSTSEAGLPFVRQTQQYTASSDTTSLSRGNMFCEEQQEGMSTSLLSGSVAPQTTDSRKNAFVPRLQGKGGCSVLATAVANAAISIAEEEPLSLSCDRVTRSVYDTPCHLHEDECAGVLSAFSVLPVSSASSSDRNATPTSSASNHSPLLGYNIPQRGGDLQGMKTAGEFRWVYRGVEEEDQCDIGHRQGTGNTGHAGQGTDREGGSCSLATPTETSHAGRQLGVLQTTATRQRNAIERQGQEQNRHQQMLHGSTAQHDEVEVQRVNGSNVSGSEASSFPPSPSGHLASGNGAKDSDQIAVSVLTTQDSRLENSCTFEESEETHGAFAASGRATPGSSTPTASASNEYFDFNLKGSDTGEYASSYSECTNNVRDKTMVKEEAVKEDVYNRNSPRLPMSTYHERQTSWLLNRSAFSHTTSSLLETHFDDCTLINRPPVDISSSSEHLWVPYSFRATHQPLSAPSLCPKPPRVPDAFPENDTDGIAGANAMAEDKEHKNQHDLRLASVQDESVSRRSTGGFSGCSLSGTDAGETPLGIGNEDEEPLAVQPSDHLHATAFFSALRTHPVLSEGAGGNPRHGGQSLRAGYASQEESEMVAVVMGWGLRAAHNCKDNREWCPFFSEFERTGYAHEAAIVVSRGENHKRAAPLRAFSLSPNYKTGLHSTLGKTEPGMSASTAFWSDPDDDKGIPLERQSPQIESLSSSCYDHGETADLLARGIHGAFVANSTVHEAEGGTGSLSVSRGSPSTSTSGRQQYSRESGNAASTIFLRWTMEITRQFASSSHVGLNITEKREDYDPATEPVFTAGGDSSWDTCCIYCDPLSEKRGDAELEERRTEGDVVSSRLTLCTGSASRSSYYVLERQTGVDRFRNSGFAPCRGAFVRDTVCSTTSMDLSLSPRILSLPTSSQSFPSRLFFPIVFSLLPSSLRIPSVAAWPSPTSQFNSCFVLASCFVIKRWIRLPATRRRLAVCPGLIVVRELLSGERDGLLFHSLSAGVTTKEGICAPTSSACVSSRLISSVFCDSLLLRKRRRSAPSLYEGESPRAGDSTREEGCDLSPEGRKELNEEDSVSSAFPTLPPDEIRCDVGAPCLRQSGNAYQSDETTACLRQGVGKRFCALKIQESFADQSRRGEKCGGTEEPDAREELSQRVTCRRSHSRQGQILVLLTPGGHEQAWLSWGASQHALTGVEPFVDSTHGGLSEEAQSRDTKESGMYLFKQVDSGSGDGHESATESIIESCDGNRRTAVARGSIQRVVLISSFNAPPVGVSPSIEASASIVASCSISVSSFTTLYLPDPTLDSGGYQLANSLFDLTLFGPHSRSPFAGIPRSHPLAKRRNGGEVTSVSCVAAEVTANAQHRNSCGDSADSRDVRRCSPSLKPAGPTDSKAVTVIDNRHGCGQECLASLLPKHEYSPVDRQLRRTYKDTLNMWTVNRTRRSTLLSYHRHWVFITSARSPLLPPRHQTIALFAAAVCVDNDREQDTTLTTDADRAGAGEAEEAGNEEGSADGNCQNASDHTVPDREPQVFAALSRNARRHSELPDLRRQDSSENEGANAHKHGRSLASEEKHPKKREGESKEAEKTDSSPSKKKQHATAKSPKDVQDNRSEGRTRRKRPLCETSNESEKADGGKNRPVRKSPRDGQTAKSASKPTAKKPPNRDRQGARAKGRENKQSDGRGTAGESEDQRKEEIAQNDAGCSPGTSTAEAGHRPQTRNARRRAQEREMMNTLDNASADRIDRASQLLAQVGSQDAKRERERGELKEQESASPDRTAGAAEHPSKQVGDEPKSEQQSWNEHERGDEGAKTGFANLPSPGQTGNTVAPKTPQKARGRRERRKQKTPQDSADTLEKPVFIPHKTTGAHQPARGRRRRLTSPCRSTPDRRIRRRMQMDPSVSLSLCVSVASAALFASPSATSSAGAFATTTQIGIDQERTIQETHLRANMQASLLSNQRATAEGGVPPHLLVPGGDARLATINAEDNEKPEKTEDRKDELRSGTQQSRNENSAKEPTADRYGEDIVADSGTKDDFPVEQGQRVEAGAFADEEGLRARPALLALLRARSEEEEREALEGGRGKEPGSRRSLRPRRPSWRLCQALEDLVSPGDVLNRGVFLTPSEAEPNEVDGEMEPGGVGEQVNSVSVDRDATEQNTRATPQKRCRRRTTGRRRSGARRKVGNQIRVASPVSAPLQRWEGTRPRPTIPTARTREASPSVSPERASKASTFGSFIAYSSSTGGVKAIAAGPPKREGERWNVGCQNRNMERKRVTRQRADGSTPGPSLEANRGSNGESHTENGNVLKHELAPGNLPIVQAQSPTPFNILLSRPAGEQRRSDASRPSSGSSVERGRTLLLPSAFDVFRPNPQSGINCSGNVRSLDSTLTPNRRATVPQLPPSSPIFASRSASPAATSRFPRLSGQVQAPEVFDHRPQPRQTSTWAPHFPAESPLPADDVENFHMAAIGLTTPSTPVPEYFLRTRRGRSPQQGSRPSLRVSSIASLTAPSSSVPSRSPSESLPFLPRSPMSGRRTAWTRQVAHERFREEVEGRLFAASVSGAEARGNSPPAKTADGIPESAPQSDPAVESLPFLPSTGTFLSSSSPRLSTFSSRTSPNARSSLHAAFASLERGEDIHPSVFRIPAGQRSWQSVSPSPYFRRVRPVRLLRARTSSRNRRFESPRRGESSWAPSVASSKSPGVGDQSPTVVSARFWRGFSPTFSPRTHDGQPRESLERAQLSTCPTPQPYLPSPPGVTVHSWDPLEAG; translated from the coding sequence ATGGGCAGTCCTGATGTCCATACTGGATCCTTGCATGCGGCTGGTGAAAGCGGAAGTTGTAAAAAGGGTTTACTGCGCATCAGGCAGCAATATGCGCTTTCAACACAGGCGTCCATAAAACTTTCTACTGTGCTTTGTCGTAATCAGGGTCACGTGGACAATGAGCCCATTGTGGCACAGGGCGCGCACCAGGAAGGTGGTGTTGGAGATGCTAAATGCGTTGGAATGCAAAGTGAGAATGTACATTTGCTCGGCTGCCAAGAACATCAGTGGCCTGTGAGAGGTGAGGAGACTTGTTTACTATCACATGGGCATGATTCCAGCTCCGACACGTCACGTAGTGGGCCCCGTGAACTTAGGTCCTATTCGACAGATTGGCAAGACCGAGAATCTGGCTACAATCgaggaaacgaggtaaaTGGCGATGACCCGGCATGTCAAGCCCATCATATTGGCTGTCCGACCCCTTGCCCTGAGGCCGGGTCCTCTccgcctcgtttctcttcacctATGTTATCTGCATCTTCGCTTCCTGCTGGTTCcacttgtctctcttcgcatgGATTTCatacttcttcctctcttcttccctcatCTTCTCTGACTTGCTCGATTCCCTCTAAGCCTCCTCCTCATCGTGTGGATTCCTCCACTATCTTGCCAGTGCCTGATACGACTCCCGTCCTCGCATCGAGTCAGAAATCGTGTTTCAGAGAGACGGACCCCTGCAGTTTTGTGAAACTAACGGACGTTCCCACACGATGGGTTGCTAACCTACCAGATGACCATTCAACTTCAGAGGCTGGTCTCCCTTTTGTGAGACAAACCCAACAGTATACCGCCTCGAGTGATACTACTTCACTCTCACGTGGTAACATGTTCTGTGAAGAACAACAGGAGGGGATGAGCACGTCATTACTGTCGGGATCCGTGGCCCCACAAACCACCGACAGCAGGAAAAACGCATTCGTGCCTCGTCTTCAGGGAAAGGGCGGATGTTCGGTTCTCGCCACGGCGGTAGCTAATGCTGCCATCAGCATTGCCGAAGAGGAGCCTTTGTCATTGTCGTGCGACAGAGTGACGAGATCTGTCTATGACACACCATGTCATTTGCATGAGGATGAATGTGCGGGAGttctgtctgcgttttctgttctACCGGTATCCTCGGCTTCCTCATCTGATCGGAACGCGACGCCCACATCGAGTGCTAGCAACCATTCACCATTACTCGGTTACAACATACCACAAAGGGGAGGTGACCTCCAGGGAATGAAGACAGCAGGGGAATTTCGGTGGGTGTACCGAGGagtggaagaggaagaccaaTGCGACATTGGACACAGGCAAGGCACAGGAAATACTGGACACGCCGGACAAGGAACAGATCGCGAAGGCGGTAGCTGCAGTCTGGCAACTCCAACAGAAACCAGTCATGCCGGGCGGCAGCTGGGTGTGCTACAGACTACGGCCACGAGGCAGAGGAATGCAATCGAACGACAAGGACAGGAGCAAAACAGGCATCAACAGATGCTGCATGGGAGCACTGCACAACACGACGAAGTAGAAGTACAACGTGTGAATGGAAGCAACGTGAGCGGATCCGAAGCGTCATCGTTCCCGCCATCCCCTTCTGGCCATTTGGCGTCCGGTAACGGTGCCAAGGACAGCGACCAAATAGCTGTTTCTGTTTTGACTACGCAAGATAGCCGCTTGGAAAATAGTTGTACATTCGAGGAAAGTGAGGAAACGCATGGTGCCTTCGCCGCTTCAGGCAGAGCTACTCCCGGCTCGTCGACCCCAACGGCAAGTGCTTCCAATGAGTATTTTGATTTTAACCTGAAGGGATCAGACACAGGGGAGTATGCCTCTTCTTACTCAGAATGTACGAATAACGTGAGAGACAAAACAATGGTGAAGGAGGAGGCTGTAAAAGAAGACGTGTATAATAGAAATTCACCACGCTTGCCGATGTCAACATACCATGAGCGTCAGACGTCATGGCTTCTAAATAGAAGTGCGTTTTCACACACGACGTCCTCGCTCTTGGAAACGCATTTTGACGACTGCACCTTAATCAACAGACCTCCAGTGGATATCTCTTCGAGCTCGGAACATCTGTGGGTTCCTTATTCGTTTCGTGCTACTCACCAGCCTTTATCTGCTCCTTCCTTGTGTCCTAAGCCTCCCCGAGTGCCCGATGCATTTCCTGAGAACGACACGGATGGGATTGCGGGAGCAAACGCTATGGCTGAAGACAAAGAACACAAGAACCAGCATGATCTCCGGCTCGCCTCAGTTCAGGATGAATCTGTCTCTCGCCGAAGCACGGGAGGTTTCAGTGGCTGTTCGCTATCTGGCACTGATGCCGGGGAGACCCCGTTAGGCATAGgcaacgaagacgaggaaccgCTGGCGGTGCAGCCGTCAGATCATTTGCATGCTACCGCATTTTTTAGTGCGCTGAGGACACATCCGGTACTGAGCGAAGGAGCCGGCGGGAACCCCAGACATGGCGGACAAAGCCTCAGAGCAGGTTATGCATCTCAAGAGGAATCGGAGATGGTAGCTGTGGTAATGGGATGGGGTCTACGTGCTGCACATAACTGCAAAGACAATCGTGAATGGTGTCCGTTCTTTTCGGAATTCGAACGAACAGGGTATGCTCACGAAGCAGCCATCGTTGTGAGCCGGGGAGAGAACCATAAAAGGGCCGCGCCACTGCGTGCTTTTTCGCTATCACCGAACTATAAAACGGGACTTCATTCGACTTTAGGAAAAACCGAACCTGGCATGTCCGCATCTACAGCATTTTGGTCGGACCCCGATGACGATAAGGGCATTCCGTTGGAGAGACAAAGTCCACAAATAGAATCACTTTCCTCCTCCTGTTATGACCATGGCGAAACAGCTGATCTACTAGCCCGCGGCATCCACGGAGCGTTCGTGGCAAACTCGACTGTTCACGAAGCCGAAGGGGGCACCGGCAGTCTGTCAGTCTCGAGAGGCAGCCCGTCGACCTCAACGTCAGGGAGGCAGCAGTATAGTCGCGAGAGTGGCAACGCAGCCTCCACCATCTTTTTGCGTTGGACTATGGAGATAACACGTCaattcgcttcttcctcgcacGTCGGGCTGAACAtaacagagaagcgagaagatTATGACCCGGCGACCGAACCTGTTTTCACGGCAGGCGGTGACTCCTCATGGGACACGTGTTGCATTTACTGCGACCCTCTGTCGgaaaagaggggagacgcagaactcgaagagagacgaactgAAGGAGACGTTGTTTCCTCTCGGCTGACCCTTTGCACAGGCAGCGCTTCCAGATCGTCCTACTATGTGCTGGAACGGCAAACCGGAGTGGATCGCTTTCGCAACAGCGGGTTTGCCCCCTGCCGAGGCGCCTTCGTTCGCGACACTGTCTGTTCGACAACTTCGATggatctgtctctgtcgccccGCATTCTGTCCTTGCCGACTTCTTCTCAGAGTTTCCCTTCTCGGTTGTTCTTCCCAatcgtcttttctctgctgccaTCTTCACTCCGCATTCCTTCTGTGGCAGCCTGGCCCTCACCAACGTCCCAGTTTAATTCGTGCTTTGTGCTTGCTTCTTGCTTCGTAATCAAGCGATGGATCCGGCTTCCCGCCACAAGACGGAGGCTGGCCGTGTGCCCCGGCTTAATTGTCGTGCGAGAACTCCTTTCCGGTGAACGAGACGGTTTGCTTTTTCATTCCCTCAGTGCGGGTGTAACGACTAAGGAGGGAATCTGCGCGCCCACATCTTCTGCCTGTGTTTCATCACGTCTAATTAGCTCGGTGTTTTGTGACTCTCTTCTGttgagaaagagaagacgatcTGCTCCATCATTATATGAGGGCGAGAGCCCAAGGGCGGGTGACAGCACGCGAGAAGAGGGGTGCGATTTATCGCCCGAGGGGCGTAAGGAGTTAAACGAGGAGGactccgtttcctctgcatTTCCCACCCTTCCTCCAGACGAAATCCGATGTGATGTGGGCGCTCCGTGCCTTCGACAAAGTGGGAACGCCTATCAATCAGACGAGACGACTGCATGCCTACGCCAAGGCGTGGGAAAGCGGTTCTGTGCTTTGAAGATCCAAGAGTCATTTGCAGACCAGAGtagaaggggagaaaaatGTGGAGGAACAGAGGAACCTGATGCAAGAGAGGAACTTTCGCAACGAGTTACCTGTCGACGGAGTCACTCCCGTCAAGGCCAGATCCTTGTCTTACTTACTCCAGGTGGGCACGAGCAAGCTTGGTTATCATGGGGTGCGAGTCAACATGCATTAACGGGCGTGGAACCTTTTGTAGATAGTACGCATGGAGGACTCAGCGAGGAGGCTCAATCACGCGACACGAAGGAAAGCGGTATGTATTTGTTCAAGCAAGTGGACAGCGGTAGCGGAGACGGGCACGAGAGCGCGACCGAAAGCATTATCGAGTCATGCGACGGAAATCGTCGGACTGCGGTAGCTCGAGGGAGCATCCAAAGAGTCGTTTTGATATCTTCTTTTAATGCTCCCCCTGTAGGGGTCTCTCCTTCTATCGAGGCTTCCGCCTCTATTGTCGCTTCTTGTTccatctctgtttcttcgtttacCACTCTTTACCTACCAGACCCCACCCTGGATTCCGGCGGATACCAGCTAGCAAATTCGCTGTTTGACCTCACATTATTCGGGCCCCATTCTCGTAGTCCTTTCGCGGGCATACCCAGGAGCCACCCGTTAGCCAAACGACGAAATGGTGGAGAGGTTACTTCGGTTTCCTGTGTTGCCGCTGAAGTCACCGCCAACGCTCAGCATCGGAACTCATGCGGAGACTCGGCAGATTCTCGAGATGTCCGGAggtgttctccctctctgaaGCCAGCTGGGCCAACCGATAGTAAAGCCGTGACGGTAATCGACAACCGCCACGGTTGTGGACAAGAATGCTTGGCTTCATTGCTCCCGAAACATGAGTATTCTCCAGTTGATCGGCAGCTGAGAAGAACATATAAAGACACTCTGAACATGTGGACTGTGAACAGAACTCGACGGTCTACGCTGCTGTCATATCACCGACATTGGGTGTTTATTACATCGGCCCGTTCCCCTCTGCTTCCACCGCGGCATCAGACGATAGCGCTCTTCGCGGCTGCTGTATGCGTTGACAACGACCGTGAGCAAGATACCACTCTTACCACGGATGCTGACAGAGCAGgagcaggagaggcagaggaagcaggcaATGAAGAGGGATCAGCTGACGGGAACTGTCAAAACGCCAGCGATCATACCGTTCCCGATAGGGAGCCTCAAGTTTTCGCAGCACTGTCGCGCAATGCTCGTCGGCATTCAGAGCTTCCCGATTTGCGGCGACAAGACAGTAGTGAGAATGAAGGGGCGAATGCACACAAACATGGCCGATCATTGGCgagtgaagagaaacaccCGAAAAAACGCGAGGGTGAgtcgaaagaagcagagaagacagactcAAGCCCAAGCAAAAAGAAACAACATGCAACTGCGAAATCGCCGAAGGACGTGCAAGATAACAGGAGTGAAGGAAGAACCCGACGAAAACGCCCCCTCTGCGAGACGAGCAATGAATCTGAGAAGGCAGATGGCGGCAAGAATCGTCCAGTGCGGAAGTCTCCAAGAGATGGACAGACAGCCAAAAGCGCATCTAAGCCAACAGCAAAGAAGCCGCCTAACCGCGACAGGCAGGGTGCACGggcaaaaggaagagaaaataAGCAGAGTGATGGGCGAGGAACAGCCGGTGAGAGTGAGGATCAACGGAAGGAAGAGATCGCGCAAAACGACGCTGGCTGTTCGCCTGGCACCTCTACAGCAGAAGCAGGCCATCGGCCTCAGACGCGTAACGCAAGGCGAAGAGCACAAGAACGTGAAATGATGAACACGCTAGATAATGCTTCTGCTGACAGAATTGACAGAGCTTCACAACTCCTAGCGCAGGTAGGAAGTCAGGACGCAAAACGTGaacgagaacgaggagagctGAAAGAGCAAGAGAGTGCTTCTCCTGACAGAACCGCCGGAGCTGCAGAACACCCATCCAAGCAAGTTGGTGATGAACCCAAAAGCGAGCAACAGTCATGGAACGAACATGAacggggagacgaaggcgcaaAGACAGGCTTCGCAAACTTGCCGTCGCCAGGCCAAACGGGGAATACTGTTGCTCCGAAGACTCCGCAAAAAGCACGTGGGAGGCGGGAacgcaggaaacagaaaactcCACAAGACAGTGCTGATACATTGGAAAAGCCTGTCTTCATTCCTCACAAAACGACGGGGGCGCATCAGCCtgcaagagggagaagaagacgcctgACCAGCCCTTGTCGTTCAACGCCAGACCGCCGAATTCGACGCCGGATGCAGATGGACCCATCCGTGTCGTTGTCGCTTTGTGTCTCGGTGGCATCTGCTGCACTTTTTGCTTCTCCATCCGCTACATCATCTGCTGGGGCTTTCGCGACAACGACACAAATTGGAATAGACCAAGAACGGACAATACAGGAGACACATCTTCGCGCAAATATGCAGGCGAGTCTCCTTTCAAACCAAAGAGCCACAGCTGAAGGTGGTGTGCCTCCTCATTTGCTCGTCCCTGGAGGAGATGCAAGACTTGCAACGATAAATGCAGAGGACAACGAGAAGCCggaaaagacagaggacAGGAAAGACGAGCTGCGAAGTGGGACGCAACAATCGAGAAACGAGAATTCAGCCAAAGAGCCGACAGCAGATCGGTATGGCGAGGACATAGTGGCTGATTCGGGGACAAAGGACGACTTCCCAGTAGAGCAAGGACAACGTGTAGAAGCTGGAGCTTTCGCGGATGAAGAAGGGCTTCGCGCGAGGCCAGCTCTGCTTGCACTTCTGCGAGCCcggagcgaggaagaagaacgcgaggcgttagaaggaggaagaggaaaggaacctggaagcagaagaagcctgCGCCCCCGGCGACCGTCTTGGCGACTTTGCCAAGCATTAGAAGATCTAGTGTCCCCGGGAGACGTTCTCAATCGGGGTGTGTTCCTCACACCCTCTGAGGCAGAGCCCAACGAAGTCGATGGCGAGATGGAGCCGGGGGGTGTCGGCGAACAGGTGAactccgtttctgtcgacAGGGATGCAACAGAACAGAATACAAGAGCGACGCCTCAGAAACGGTGTAGGCGGCGGACGACAGGGCGACGTCGAAGCGGAGCCCGGCGAAAGGTCGGCAACCAAATCCGTGTTGCCTCTCCTGTATCCGCTCCGTTGCAACGGTGGGAGGGGACGCGACCGCGTCCCACTATCCCTACAGCCCGAACACGAGAGGCAtccccttctgtctccccagAGAGAGCAAGCAAAGCTTCCACCTTCGGTTCTTTCATTGCTTATTCTTCGTCGACAGGTGGAGTAAAGGCGATTGCCGCCGGGCCCCCAAAACGGGAAGGGGAAAGGTGGAATGTTGGATGTCAAAACAGAAacatggagaggaagagagtgaCGCGACAGAGGGCCGACGGTTCAACTCCGGGGCCGTCTCTGGAGGCTAACCGTGGATCAAACGGAGAATCCCATACAGAAAACGGGAATGTGTTGAAGCACGAGCTTGCTCCTGGAAACCTTCCAATCGTGCAGGCCCAGTCGCCCACTCCGTTCAATattctcctctcccgtccTGCCGGAGAACAGCGACGAAGCGACGCGTCACGGCCATCCTCAGGTTCGTCTGTCGAGCGTGGCAGGACCCTCTTGCTGCCATCAGCGTTCGATGTGTTCCGCCCTAACCCACAATCCGGCATAAACTGCAGTGGAAACGTTCGTTCCCTGGATTCGACACTCACCCCAAACAGGCGTGCAACGGTGCCCCAGCTACCCCCCAGCTCTCCTATTTTCGCCTctcgttctgcgtctcctgcggCTACCTCGCGTTTTCCGCGTCTTTCGGGGCAGGTTCAGGCTCCTGAAGTTTTTGATCATCGACCTCAGCCCCGCCAGACCTCCACGTGGGCTCCGCACTTCCCGGCCGAGTCGCCATTGCCCGCAGACGACGTGGAAAATTTTCATATGGCTGCCATCGGGCTGACCACGCCTTCCACGCCTGTGCCGGAGTATTTTCTGCGTACCCGCCGAGGTCGCTCTCCGCAGCAAGGGTCTCGGCCAAGCCTCAGGGTCTCGAGCATCGCCAGCCTAACCGCCCCGTCTTCGTCAGTTCCGTCTCGGTCGCCCTCCGAAAGTCTACCTTTCCTACCGAGGTCGCCGATGAGTGGCCGACGAACAGCGTGGACGAGGCAAGTAGCGCACGAGCGGTtcagagaagaagtcgaaggacGCCTCTTTGCTGCGTCTGTATCAGGTGCCGAAGCGAGGGGGAATTCTCCCCCTGCTAAGACGGCTGACGGCATACCTGAAAGTGCCCCACAGTCAGACCCTGCGGTTGAGTCCTTGCCATTTCTGCCCTCCACTGGTACATTTTtatcctcctcttcgccgcgtTTGTCCACTTTCAGCTCTCGGACTTCTCCCAACGCCAGAAGCTCTTTGCATGCTGCTTTTGCCAGTCTAGAAAGAGGGGAGGACATCCATCCCAGCGTTTTCCGCATTCCAGCGGGTCAGCGGTCTTGGCAGTCGGTTTCCCCATCGCCCTATTTTCGTCGTGTGCGCCCGGTCCGCCTCCTGCGCGCGAGAACTTCCTCGCGAAATCGTCGATTTGAGTCGCCGCGTCGAGGTGAGTCGTCGTGGGCGCCTTCTGTTGCATCCTCGAAATCACCGGGTGTTGGTGATCAATCGCCGACTGTTGTGTCAGCGCGGTTCTGGAGAGGGTTCTCTCCCACTTTCTCTCCCCGTACCCACGACGGGCAGCCACGTGAAAGCCTGGAAAGAGCTCAGCTGTCGACTTGTCCCACTCCTCAGCCATATCTCCCAAGCCCGCCTGGTGTCACCGTTCACTCGTGGGACCCGCTCGAGGCTGGGTGA